A DNA window from Drosophila sechellia strain sech25 chromosome X, ASM438219v1, whole genome shotgun sequence contains the following coding sequences:
- the LOC6617972 gene encoding uncharacterized protein LOC6617972: protein MCMPYLSKLFGGGDRRQRRTRDGGVTPLPSLANVTQVSMDTVKSAKSAKSAKSAKSGKSAGRRSTTAAIPAESSVSSNEDNAEQPLATASRGAVRNATASMATSAAPADEARSRRSWWGYFGMSKNKKSSIESL from the coding sequence ATGTGCATGCCGTATCTGAGTAAGCTCTTCGGTGGAGGCGATCGCCGGCAGCGTCGCACCCGCGATGGAGGCGTCACCCCATTGCCCAGCCTGGCGAATGTTACCCAGGTCTCCATGGACACCGTCAAGTCCGCAAAGTCAGCCAAGTCAGCGAAGTCGGCTAAGTCCGGCAAGTCCGCCGGGCGCCGTAGTACCACTGCTGCCATTCCTGCTGAGTCCAGTGTCAGCAGCAATGAGGATAATGCGGAGCAACCTCTGGCGACCGCCTCCCGAGGAGCTGTGCGCAACGCCACCGCCTCGATGGCCACCAGTGCTGCTCCAGCCGACGAGGCGAGGTCGCGCCGCTCCTGGTGGGGATACTTTGGCATGAGCAAGAACAAGAAGTCCAGCATTGAGTCGCTCTAG
- the LOC6617973 gene encoding protein singles bar → MASFGVRGMGQPLGIRICCCRVCTCINFGFVLSRIGLLKLMQLGLAMLCEGLLIRYGVPYSDSIGQALTSFLATTGHCFTTTGILLLCYAFSDKSYNLIRQSLFETLFNGLASCMYFSSSSYMGFACVVWLHPQFLVRPGFWAYPAMTACYYMGYAAGILHALDAYLAFRHFRGAR, encoded by the exons ATGGCCTCGTTTGGAGTTCGGGGAATGGGCCAGCCGCTGGGCATCCGGATCTGCTGTTGTCGCGTCTGCACCTGCATCAATTTCGGGTTCGTTCTGTCGCGGATCGGTCTCCTGAAGCTGATGCAGCTGGGCCTGGCCATGCTGTGCGAGGGACTGCTCATCCGGTACGGCGTGCCATACTCCGATTCCATTGGCCAAGCGCTAACCAGCTTCCTGGCCACCACCGGCCACTGCTTCACCACCACTGGCATCCTGCTCCTGTGCTACGCCTTCTCCGACAAATCCTACAACCTCATCCGGCAGTCACTATTC GAGACCTTGTTCAATGGCCTCGCCAGCTGCATGTACTTCAGCTCATCCAGTTACATGGGTTTCGCCTGCGTGGTGTGGCTGCATCCGCAGTTTCTGGTGCGACCCGGATTCTGGGCATATCCCGCCATGACGGCCTGCTAT TATATGGGCTATGCAGCGGGAATATTGCATGCCCTGGATGCCTACTTGGCGTTCCGGCACTTTCGAGGCGCACGCTAA
- the LOC6617974 gene encoding anoctamin-10 — translation MSEDAKSPGPRTRNIIENQLFRRQRSLKLEALQRQRTLDSNDGVEGLGADTEPFDKTHIVIIFTEKAKLRHCQDVEKIIQEFGIQTTLEIVGKTEKYLYLSASVDTLLRLADAAELEKMTTTHSMQKFNHGCISDFLLPGMGKEQILRYCEIPVLIKDVIQDGIKSYVQKGYIEDMFPLHDILYLERFNWNLKRTKLPIEDIRNYFGSSIGLYFGFIEFYTKALIFPSLFGILQYVFDLNISLVCSFYVVWTTIFLELWKRKCAGYSYRWGTIEMSSLDKPRSAYTGQLKPDPITGKMTLHYPMRYTYLQMYCISYPVVLGCVVAAGWFALYQFQIEAEVLADFGPDSWLLYVPVIVQSVLIAIFSWAYEKLATFLTNLENHRTRSQYDRHRVNKLMLFEIVNNFFSQFYIAFVLHDLRQLKYQLMMQLLVFQLLCIAQEIGIPLLAVLRQKYAEFRHREVAEEKLRSISDLPRYEQSFYESGLDEYHSTYEDYLQVCIQFGFVVLFAAVAPFAAIGALLNNVFAVHIDMWKLCNIFKRPFARRAKNIGAWQLAFELLSVMSLLSNCGLLFLQPNVKDFFSHWLPSVPDLSFVIFEHLLLGLKFLIHKVIHERPRWVRIGLLKADFETSQALKQLKKFKAEANKMA, via the exons ATGTCCGAAGATGCCAAGA GTCCAGGACCACGCACACGGAACATCATCGAGAACCAGCTGTTCCGCCGGCAGCGTAGCCTGAAATTGGAGGCACTGCAGCGCCAGCGGACCTTGGATTCCAACGACGGGGTGGAGGGATTGGGCGCAGACACGGAACCCTTCGACAAG ACGCACATCGTCATCATCTTCACGGAGAAGGCCAAACTGAGACACTGCCAGGATGTGGAGAAGATCATCCAGGAGTTTGGCATCCAGACCACGCTGGAGATCGTGGG GAAAACCGAAAAGTATCTCTACCTGTCGGCCAGCGTGGATACCCTGCTCCGTTTGGCCGATGCCGCCGAGCTGGAGAAGATGACCACCACGCACAGCATGCAGAAGTTCAATCACGGCTGCATCTCGGACTTTCTACTGCCCGGTATGGGCAAGGAGCAGATCCTGCGCTACTGCGAGATACCTGTTCTCATCAAGGACGTAATCCAGGACGGCATTAAGTCATACGTGCAAAAGGGGTACATTGAGGATATGTTTCCCCTCCACGATATC CTGTATCTCGAACGTTTCAACTGGAACCTGAAACGCACCAAGCTGCCCATAGAGGACATCCGGAACTACTTTGGTTCCAGCATAGGTCTTTATTTCGGCTTCATCGAGTTCTACACGAAGGCTCTGATCTTTCCCTCCCTCTTTGGTATCCTCCAATATGTATTCGATCTGAACATCTCGTTGGTCTGCAGTTTCTACGTTGTTTGGACCACG ATTTTCTTGGAGTTGTGGAAGCGTAAGTGTGCCGGCTACTCGTATCGATGGGGCACCATCGAGATGAGCAGCCTGGACAAGCCGCGATCCGCATATACGGGCCAATTGAAACCGGACCCCATCACCGGCAAGATGACACTCCACTACCCGATGCGGTACACATACCTGCAGATGTACTGCATCTCGTATCCGGTGGTGCTGGGCTGTGTGGTTGCCGCCGGCTGGTTTGCCCTCTACCAGTTCCAGATCGAAGCCGAGGTGCTGGCGGATTTCGGACCAGACTCCTGGCTGCTGTACGTGCCGGTTATCGTGCAGTCGGTGCTGATTGCGATCTTTTCGTGGGCATACGAAAAGCTGGCCACATTCCTCACCAACCTGGAGAACCACCGGACTCGCTCGCAGTACGATCGTCATCGGGTCAATAAGCTGATGCTCTTCGAGATCGTGAATAACTTCTTCTCGCAGTTCTATATTGCCTTCGTGCTGCACGATCTGCGCCAGCTGAAGTACCAGTTGATGATGCAACTGCTGGTCTTCCAGCTGCTGTGCATCGCCCAGGAGATTGGAATACCGCTGCTGGCGGTGCTGCGCCAGAAGTACGCCGAGTTCCGTCATCGCGAGGTGGCCGAGGAGAAGCTGCGATCCATTAGTGATCTGCCGCGCTACGAGCAATCGTTCTACGAGTCTGGACTAGATGAATATCATTCCACGTACGAGGACTACCTGCAGGTGTGCATCCAGTTTGGATTCGTGGTCCTGTTTGCCGCTGTTGCCCCGTTTGCCGCCATTGGAGCTCTGCTAAACAACGTCTTTGCGGTGCACATTGATATGTGGAAGCTGTGCAACATCTTTAAGAGACCATTCGCAAGGCGCGCCAAGAACATCGGCGCCTGGCAGCTGGCCTTCGAGCTGCTCTCAGTGATGTCGCTGCTTAGCAACTGCGGTCTGCTCTTCCTCCAGCCGAATGTCAA GGACTTCTTCTCTCACTGGCTGCCATCGGTGCCGGATCTTTCGTTCGTGATCTTCGAGCACTTGCTGCTTGGCCTGAAATTTCTAATCCACAAGGTTATCCACGAGAGGCCGCGCTGGGTGCGCATCGGACTGCTAAAGGCGGACTTCGAGACCAGCCAGGCTCTTAAGCAACTCAA AAAATTCAAGGCGGAGGCCAACAAGATGGCCTGA
- the LOC6617975 gene encoding septin-2 isoform X1, protein MKHQPPPPPLPLSQPPSMGATAAGGVASVISTMNGNSSSGIEAVKCRPPIYPKPKTPSFDKDRDYIGFATLPEQVHRKSVKRGFEFTLMVVGESGLGKSTLINSLFLGDLYKNRQMPNVEERIEKTTKVEKKTMDIEERGVRLRLTVVDTPGFGDAINCEDSWRVCTQYIDEQFRQYFTDESGLNRRNIQDNRVHCCLYFVPPWGHSLRQMDLDLIRRLHRKVNIVLVIGKADCLNKQEVRKLKERILQDLEDNHIQLYQFPECDSDEDDDFKQQDRELKASIPFAVVGSNTILEVAGKKVRGRQYPWGVVNVEDPEHSDFIKLRTFLISTHMQDLKDTTQDVHYENFRAQCISQISQHALRERGKLKRDSISSTNGFDAAISETDRLLLQKDEEIRRMQDMLTQMQEKLKQTHLMEMKKNDSVIDV, encoded by the exons ATGAAGCACCAGCCGCCGCCCCCGCCACTCCCCCTCAGCCAGCCGCCCTCGATGGGCGCTACAgcggcggggggcgtggccagcgTTATAAGCACCATgaacggcaacagcagcagtggcatTGAGGCGGTTAAATGCCGACCACCCATTTACCCCAAAC cTAAAACGCCCTCGTTCGACAAGGATCGTGATTACATAGGCTTTGCCACGCTTCCAGAGCAAGTGCACCGGAAGTCGGTGAAGAGGGGCTTCGAGTTCACCCTCATGGTGGTCGGCGAGTCCGGACTGGGCAAGTCCACGCTGATCAACAGCCTCTTCCTGGGCGATCTCTACAAGAATCGGCAGATGCCCAATGTGGAGGAGCGCATCGAGAAGACGACGAAGGTGGAGAAGAAGACGATGGACATCGAGGAGCGGGGCGTCCGGCTCCGGCTGACGGTGGTGGACACCCCGGGATTCGGGGATGCCATCAACTGCGAGGACAGCTGGCGCGTCTGCACCCAGTACATCGACGAGCAGTTCCGCCAGTACTTCACCGACGAGAGCGGCCTGAATCGCCGCAACATCCAAGACAATCGGGTGCACTGCTGCCTCTACTTTGTGCCGCCATGGGGCCACAG CCTGCGACAGATGGACCTCGACTTGATCCGGCGGCTGCACCGCAAGGTGAACATCGTGCTGGTGATCGGCAAGGCCGACTGCCTCAACAAGCAGGAGGTGCGCAAGCTGAAGGAGCGCATCCTGCAGGACCTGGAGGACAACCACATCCAGCTGTATCAGTTCCCAGAGTGCGACTCCGACGAGGACGACGACTTCAAGCAGCAGGACCGCGAGCTAAAGGCCTCCATTCCGTTCGCCGTCGTCGGCAGCAACACCATTCTGGAGGTGGCCGGCAAGAAGGTCCGGGGGCGTCAGTATCCGTGGGGCGTGGTGAACGTGGAGGATCCGGAGCACAGCGACTTCATCAAGCTGCGCACCTTCTTGATATCCACGCACATGCAGGACCTCAAGGACACCACGCAG GACGTGCACTACGAGAACTTCCGGGCGCAGTGCATCTCGCAGATTTCGCAGCACGCGCTGCGTGAGCGCGGCAAGTTGAAGCGGGACTCGATTAGCTCGACCAACGGATTCGACGCGGCCATTTCGGAAACAGACAGGCTGCTCCTGCAGAAGGACGAGGAGATACGGAGGATGCAGGACATGCTCACCCAGATGCAGGAGAAGCTCAAGCAGACCCATCTCATGGAGATGAAGAAGAATGACAGCGTGATCGACGTCTAG
- the LOC6617975 gene encoding septin-2 isoform X2: protein MSKTPSFDKDRDYIGFATLPEQVHRKSVKRGFEFTLMVVGESGLGKSTLINSLFLGDLYKNRQMPNVEERIEKTTKVEKKTMDIEERGVRLRLTVVDTPGFGDAINCEDSWRVCTQYIDEQFRQYFTDESGLNRRNIQDNRVHCCLYFVPPWGHSLRQMDLDLIRRLHRKVNIVLVIGKADCLNKQEVRKLKERILQDLEDNHIQLYQFPECDSDEDDDFKQQDRELKASIPFAVVGSNTILEVAGKKVRGRQYPWGVVNVEDPEHSDFIKLRTFLISTHMQDLKDTTQDVHYENFRAQCISQISQHALRERGKLKRDSISSTNGFDAAISETDRLLLQKDEEIRRMQDMLTQMQEKLKQTHLMEMKKNDSVIDV, encoded by the exons ATGT cTAAAACGCCCTCGTTCGACAAGGATCGTGATTACATAGGCTTTGCCACGCTTCCAGAGCAAGTGCACCGGAAGTCGGTGAAGAGGGGCTTCGAGTTCACCCTCATGGTGGTCGGCGAGTCCGGACTGGGCAAGTCCACGCTGATCAACAGCCTCTTCCTGGGCGATCTCTACAAGAATCGGCAGATGCCCAATGTGGAGGAGCGCATCGAGAAGACGACGAAGGTGGAGAAGAAGACGATGGACATCGAGGAGCGGGGCGTCCGGCTCCGGCTGACGGTGGTGGACACCCCGGGATTCGGGGATGCCATCAACTGCGAGGACAGCTGGCGCGTCTGCACCCAGTACATCGACGAGCAGTTCCGCCAGTACTTCACCGACGAGAGCGGCCTGAATCGCCGCAACATCCAAGACAATCGGGTGCACTGCTGCCTCTACTTTGTGCCGCCATGGGGCCACAG CCTGCGACAGATGGACCTCGACTTGATCCGGCGGCTGCACCGCAAGGTGAACATCGTGCTGGTGATCGGCAAGGCCGACTGCCTCAACAAGCAGGAGGTGCGCAAGCTGAAGGAGCGCATCCTGCAGGACCTGGAGGACAACCACATCCAGCTGTATCAGTTCCCAGAGTGCGACTCCGACGAGGACGACGACTTCAAGCAGCAGGACCGCGAGCTAAAGGCCTCCATTCCGTTCGCCGTCGTCGGCAGCAACACCATTCTGGAGGTGGCCGGCAAGAAGGTCCGGGGGCGTCAGTATCCGTGGGGCGTGGTGAACGTGGAGGATCCGGAGCACAGCGACTTCATCAAGCTGCGCACCTTCTTGATATCCACGCACATGCAGGACCTCAAGGACACCACGCAG GACGTGCACTACGAGAACTTCCGGGCGCAGTGCATCTCGCAGATTTCGCAGCACGCGCTGCGTGAGCGCGGCAAGTTGAAGCGGGACTCGATTAGCTCGACCAACGGATTCGACGCGGCCATTTCGGAAACAGACAGGCTGCTCCTGCAGAAGGACGAGGAGATACGGAGGATGCAGGACATGCTCACCCAGATGCAGGAGAAGCTCAAGCAGACCCATCTCATGGAGATGAAGAAGAATGACAGCGTGATCGACGTCTAG
- the LOC6617976 gene encoding serine protease SP24D: MLPFWTSLLVLCAAGVLAQNDTVVEPRIVGGTRAREGQFPHQISLRRRGSHTCGGSIISKDYVVTAAHCVKQGNNVAPANQLEIQAGSLLLSSVGVRVPVATVTVHPSYQGNGHDVAVLRLRNSLTFNSNIAAIKLATEDPPNDANVDISGWGAISQRGPLSNSLLYVQVKALSRETCQKSYLRQLPETTMCLLHPKDKGACYGDSGGPATYQGKLVGVASFVIGACGRSAPDGYERVSKLRNWIAEKASV, from the exons ATGTTACCATTCTGGACTTCTCTACTCGTCCTTTGTGCAGCCGGAGTCCTGGCACAAAACGACACCGTGGTGGAACCGCGCATTGTGGGCGGCACCAGGGCGAGGGAGGGTCAGTTTCCCCACCAGATCTCACTTCGTCGACGTGGAAGCCACACTTGTGGTGGCTCCATAATCTCAAAGGACTACGTTGTCACCGCCGCCCATTGCGTTAAGCAAGGCAACAATGT AGCTCCAGCTAACCAGCTGGAGATTCAGGCGGGCAGCCTGCTCCTTTCCAGCGTCGGAGTTCGCGTTCCCGTGGCCACCGTCACCGTGCATCCCAGTTACCAGGGCAATGGCCACGATGTCGCTGTGCTGCGACTGCGCAACTCGCTGACCTTCAACTCCAACATAGCCGCCATCAAACTGGCCACCGAAGATCCGCCCAACGATGCCAACGTGGACATCTCCGGCTGGGGCGCCATCTCCCAGCGCGGACCGCTCTCCAACTCCCTGCTGTACGTCCAGGTGAAGGCTTTGTCCCGGGAAACTTGCCAGAAGTCGTACTTGCGCCAGCTGCCGGAGACAACGATGTGCCTGCTGCATCCCAAGGATAAGGGTGCCTGCTACGGCGATTCCGGTGGTCCGGCCACCTACCAGGGCAAATTGGTCGGCGTCGCCAGTTTCGTCATCGGTGCCTGCGGACGATCTGCGCCCGATGGCTACGAAAGGGTCTCCAAACTGAGGAATTGGATCGCCGAGAAGGCcagtgtataa
- the LOC6617977 gene encoding chymotrypsin-1, which yields MMQPRLVILGLIGLTVVGMCHAQGRIMGGDDADATAITYAASLRVDNAHVCGASILSQTKILTTAHCVHRDGKLIDPSRLSCRVGSTNQYAGGKIVSVESVAVHPDYYNLNNNLAVITLSSELTYTDRITAIPVVASGEALPAEGSEVSVTGWGRTTDGTNSYKIREISLKVAPEATCLDAYSAHGEQSFCLAHELKEGTCHGDGGGGAVYGDKLIGLTNFVVGACGSRYPDVFVRLSSYADWIQEQIA from the exons ATGATGCAGCCGAGACTTGTGATTTTGGGTCTgatcggattgacggtggtgGGCATGTGCCACGCCCAGGGACGCATCATGGGCGGGGATGACGCAGACGCCACAGCCATCACCTACGCCGCCTCCTTGCGGGTGGACAATGCCCATGTGTGCGGCGCTAGCATTCTCTCCCAGACCAAGATCCTGACCACCGCCCATTGCGTGCATCGCGATGGAAAGCT AATCGATCCCAGTCGCCTCTCCTGCCGCGTGGGCAGTACCAACCAGTATGCCGGTGGCAAGATTGTCAGCGTGGAATCGGTGGCAGTGCACCCGGACTACTATAACCTGAACAACAACCTGGCCGTGATCACGCTGAGCTCTGAGCTGACCTACACCGATCGGATCACTGCCATCCCGGTGGTCGCCAGCGGAGAGGCTCTGCCAGCCGAGGGATCGGAGGTGAGCGTGACCGGCTGGGGACGCACCACTGACGGCACCAACTCCTACAAGATCCGTGAGATATCGCTCAAAGTGGCCCCGGAGGCGACCTGCCTGGATGCGTACAGCGCTCACGGCGAGCAGAGCTTCTGCCTCGCCCACGAGCTTAAGGAGGGCACCTGCCACGGAGACGGCGGCGGTGGTGCCGTCTACGGCGACAAGTTGATCGGACTGACCAACTTTGTGGTGGGCGCCTGCGGCTCCCGCTATCCGGATGTCTTTGTGCGACTCTCCAGCTACGCGGATTGGATCCAGGAGCAGATCGCCTAG
- the LOC6617978 gene encoding chymotrypsin-1, whose translation MADPRITLGLGLLIFGLILFAEASPQGRILGGEDVAQGEYPWSASVRYNKAHVCSGVIISQTHVLTAAHCVSSVTITPVDASTLAVRVGTINQYAGGSIVNVKSVLIHPWYGNFMHNIAILELAETLVFSDRVAAIALPPKTEEQTEDVDAELPNGTPVYVAGWGELSDGTASYKQQKANYNTLSRSLCEWEAGYGYESVVCLSRAEGEGICRGDVGAPVIDDEKVLRGLTSFNFGPCGSKYPDVATRVSFYLTWIEANTQ comes from the exons ATGGCTGATCCACGCATTACTCTGGGCCTCGGCCTGCTAATCTTTGGCCTGATCCTCTTCGCGGAGGCCTCGCCACAAGGTCGCATTCTCGGCGGCGAGGACGTCGCCCAGGGTGAGTACCCATGGTCTGCATCCGTGCGATACAACAAGGCCCACGTCTGCTCCGGCGTTATCATCTCGCAGACCCACGTCCTGACCGCCGCCCACTGTGTGTCCAGCGTGACCATCACCCC AGTGGATGCCAGCACCTTGGCCGTCCGCGTGGGCACCATTAACCAGTACGCCGGCGGCAGCATCGTGAATGTGAAGAGCGTGCTCATCCACCCATGGTACGGAAACTTCATGCACAATATCGCCATTCTGGAGCTGGCCGAGACCCTGGTCTTCAGCGATCGCGTCGCAGCCATCGCACTGCCCCCCAAAACTGAGGAGCAGACGGAAGATGTAGACGCTGAGCTGCCCAACGGAACTCCGGTCTATGTGGCCGGATGGGGTGAACTTTCGGATGGTACTGCATCCTACAAGCAGCAGAAGGCCAACTACAATACGCTGAGCCGATCGCTGTGCGAATGGGAAGCCGGATACGGCTACGAATCCGTCGTGTGCCTCTCCAGAGCCGAGGGCGAGGGCATCTGTCGTGGGGATGTCGGAGCGCCCGTCATCGATGACGAGAAGGTGCTGCGCGGTTTGACCAGCTTCAACTTCGGACCCTGCGGCAGCAAGTATCCCGATGTGGCCACCCGTGTCTCCTTCTACCTAACCTGGATCGAGGCCAACACCCAGTAA
- the LOC6617979 gene encoding serine protease SP24D: MSPVQSYPHSRLLLLLVIVTLGVVRSSRLPAEVGSQPHSISLRRNGAHVCGGALIREKWVLTAAHCVSLGGGQQSYPAPSYNVRAGSIQRLAGGQLVPLSKIIIHTNYSSSDALGSNDLALLELQSPVVQNANTRPIDLATERPAAGSQVTFSGWGSSQLDGSLSHGLQVATRQSLSASDCQKELFLQQEDLLCLSPVAEDFAGLCSGDAGAPASYNNQLVGIAAFFVSGCGSDQPDGYVDVTQHLEWINENAV; the protein is encoded by the exons ATGAGTCCGGTTCAGTCATATCCACACAGTCGACTACTCCTCCTCCTGGTCATCGTGACCTTGGGCGTGGTCCGATCCAGTCGACTGCCGGCGGAGGTGGGCTCCCAGCCACACAGCATCTCCCTGCGGCGGAATGGCGCCCATGTGTGCGGAGGAGCTCTGATCCGCGAAAAGTGGGTCCTCACCGCGGCACATTGCGTCAGCTTGGGCGGTGGACAGCAGAG CTACCCAGCTCCTTCCTACAATGTGCGAGCGGGCAGCATTCAGCGCCTGGCCGGTGGTCAACTGGTGCCGCTGTCCAAGATCATAATCCACACGAACTACTCCAGTTCGGATGCACTTGGCTCTAATGACTTGGCCTTGCTGGAGCTGCAATCGCCGGTGGTCCAGAATGCGAATACGAGACCGATTGATTTGGCCACCGAGCGACCGGCGGCGGGCTCCCAGGTCACCTTCTCCGGCTGGGGATCCAGCCAGTTGGACGGATCTCTCAGCCATGGCCTCCAGGTGGCCACCAGGCAGAGTCTGAGTGCGTCCGATTGCCAGAAGGAGCTGTTCCTGCAGCAGGAGGATCTGCTCTGTTTGTCCCCGGTGGCCGAGGATTTCGCCGGACTCTGTTCTGGCGATGCCGGAGCTCCGGCGTCTTACAACAACCAATTGGTGGGCATTGCCGCCTTCTTCGTGAGCGGATGTGGTTCCGATCAGCCCGATGGCTACGTGGATGTGACCCAGCATCTGGAGTGGATTAACGAAAACGctgtttaa
- the LOC6617980 gene encoding serine protease SP24D, with the protein MKLTLTIGLILVAAGVLEAQPQGRIAGGEDAVLGQLPYQAALSIGGSYNCGAVIIGQRYALTALTCVCSDGKDNPWPAVLFAVHVGSVDLYNGKQIRVEEITINPNYSSLKTGIALLRLQEEITFSEIISAIPLSQDVPPMGAQVEVSGWGRTTESEVNMHRTLQIGAAEVMAPRECSMARRDELLVNDDQVLCLGHGRRQGICSGDIGGPAVYQGQLVGLGAQILGECGGMLPERFISIAANYDWIQQQM; encoded by the exons ATGAAGCTGACCCTCACCATCGGACTAATCCTTGTGGCCGCCGGAGTTCTGGAGGCCCAGCCGCAGGGCAGGATCGCCGGCGGAGAAGACGCCGTTCTCGGCCAGCTGCCCTACCAGGCGGCACTCTCCATCGGCGGAAGCTACAACTGCGGCGCCGTGATCATTGGCCAGCGTTACGCCCTCACTGCCCTCACCTGCGTCTGCTCCGATGGCAAGGATAACCC ATGGCCTGCTGTCCTGTTCGCAGTGCACGTGGGATCGGTGGATCTCTACAATGGCAAGCAGATTCGCGTGGAGGAGATCACCATCAACCCGAACTACAGCAGCCTGAAGACCGGAATCGCCCTGCTGCGTTTGCAGGAGGAGATTACTTTCAGCGAGATAATCAGTGCCATTCCACTGTCCCAGGACGTTCCGCCCATGGGCGCCCAGGTGGAGGTTTCCGGCTGGGGCCGCACCACCGAGTCCGAGGTGAACATGCACCGCACCCTGCAAATTGGAGCCGCCGAGGTGATGGCACCACGCGAATGCTCCATGGCCAGACGGGATGAGCTGCTGGTTAATGACGACCAAGTGCTGTGCCTGGGTCATGGACGTCGGCAGGGAATCTGCAGTGGAGACATTGGAGGCCCGGCCGTCTACCAGGGCCAGCTGGTGGGTCTGGGTGCCCAGATCCTCGGCGAGTGCGGCGGAATGCTGCCCGAGCGATTCATTAGCATTGCGGCCAACTACGATTGGATCCAGCAGCAAATGTAA